CTGAAGACTTTCTGGAAGTTCTCGCCCAATACGACCTTGGCGATGTCCTGCTGGCCAGCCGCAGTGCCCTTGTCTTTCTGCTTGAACACCGCCAGGGAGTCGATGTTGTAGGTGAAGGCCTTGTCGGTGCCTGGGAAGGCCACGCACTCGTAGTCCTTGCCGGCGACTTTCTTCGCCGCGGTCCACTCGCTCTTGGCCCAGTCACCCATGATCTGCATGCCGGCCTTGCCGTTGATGACCTTGGCTGCTTCCAGGTTCCAGTCCTGGCCCTTGCCGTCGGCGTCCATGTAGGTCGCGACTTTCTTCAGCTCGGTCAGCGCCTTGACCATTTCCGGACCGGTCAGCGCCTTGTTGTCCAGGTCGACCAGGGCTTTCTTGTAGCCATCAGCACCCATGACCGAGAGCACTACGGCTTCGAATACGGTGCTGTCCTGCCAAGGCTGGCCACCGTGGGCGAGGGGGATGAAGCCCGCTGCCTTGAGCTTGTCGCCGGCGGCGTAGAATTCTTCGAGGGTGGTCGGGTTCTTGGTGATGCCGGCTTTCTTGAAGACTTCCGGGTTGATCCACAGCCAGTTGACGCGGTGGATATTCACCGGCACGGCAACGTAGTCACCGTCGTACTTCACGGTATCGGAGACTTTCTTGTCGAGCAGGCTGTCCCACTTCTCTTCCTTGGCGACGTCTTTCAGGATGTCGGTGTCGAGCAGCCCGGTGGACGCCCATTCCTGGATGTCCGGGCCCTTGATCTGGGCGACGCCCGGTGGGTTGCCGGCCACGGCGCGGCTCTTGAGCACGGTCATGGCAGTGGAACCGCCACCCCCGGCGACAGCGCCGTCCTTCCAGGTAAAGCCGTCTTTTTCTACCTGGGCCTTGAGCACATCGACCGCGGCTTTTTCGCCACCCGACGTCCACCAGTGAACGACTTCCACGGAACCTTTGGATTCAGCGGCAAGGGTAGTGACAGGGAATGCTGCGACGGGAAGCAAGGAAGCAAGAGAAATGACAGTAGCGAGGCGAGAAATCGCATTCATCTAGAATTACCTTTCTTGTTGTTATGCATGCAAGTCTGGTGCTTGCGCTGCATGGATTCTAATCAGAGGGAATCCCTTCGCAGGTAACGAAGGGACGTGCAAATGTCACGACATGGTTACACAGGCGCAGGGCTGGATAACCGTGCCAGGGCTGACGCCATGCTGGGTGCCAGGGGCAGGCGCGGAATCAAGACCGCCTGCCAGGCGTGATACAGGTCCGGCTTGCCCGGCCAGATATCGGCGCTGGGGCAATTTTGCGGATCGAGTTCGTGATGCCAACTGCCGTTGCAGCGGTCGATGAAATGCTTGTCACAGAACTCCCAGAAGCACCGGTACCAAGCTTCGTACTTCGCCTCGTCAGTGCGCTTGAGCAAGGCACTGGCAGCGGCCGCCGCTTCGGCGTGAACCCAATGCAGGCGATGACGAACCACGGCGCGATTATCCCAGTCCAGGGTGTAGACAAGGCCCGGTGCGCCATCGACGTCCCAGCCGTGGCGGCAGTTCTGGTCGAACAGTTTTTGCGCGTCCTGGGCCAGCCAACCCGGGGTCAGCATGCCGATTTGCACCCGTGCGGCCTCAAGGTGCAGCAGCAGCCGCGCCCATTCGAAACCGTGGCCTGGGGTGGTGCCGTAGGGGCGGAAACCATCGGCAGGATTATCCTGGTTGTATTCGTGCAGCGGCTGCCAGTGGCGGTCGAAATGCTCCACCACCAGGTAGTCGTTGACGGCGGCATGGCCGTGGATCACCCGCTCGACGATACGCAGGGCGCGGGCCAGCCAACGAGGATCGTCGGTGGCATCGGCCAGGGCAAGGAAGGCTTCGGTGGCGTGCATGTTGCTGTTGGCGCCGCGATAGGCCTCTTCCTCACTCCAGTCGCGGTTGAAGGACTCGCGCAGCGCCCCCTCTTCTTCGCTCCAGAAATGCTCATCGATGATCCGCACCGCTTCGTCCAGCAACGCCTGGGCGCCGGGACGCTGGGCCACCACCGCGGAACTGGCCGCCAGGGCAACGAATGCATGCAGATAGGCCGCCTTGCCCGCGCCGTCTTCATCAGGCCGCGTCGTGGCGAACCAGCCACCGTGCTCGGCGTCGCGCAAGGGGCCGCTCAGCGCCTGGACGCCGTGGTCCACCAGCTCGGCAAACCCCGGCAGGCCCTGGATGTGGGCCATGGCGAAGCTGTGAGTCATGCGCGCAGTGTTCATGGTCTCGGCCCGAGCATCGGCCGGCAGGTGGCCGCGCTCGTCCAGGTTGCCAAAGCCGTCCGCCAGCTTCGACGCCTTGGCGAACGCCAGCAGCCGCAAGCCTTCGTCGGCAAGCCATTGCTGGTGGGCAGGGGCATTCAGCCAACTGCTGAAGGCCGGTTGGAAGGTGTCCATTGGGTGGTACCTTTTTTGTTGTTTTGACGCAGAGAGTCTAAACAAGGGATGGCGAGGGGCAGGTAACGAAAGGGGCGAGTTATGTCACCGACTTGTGACATTTCCCTGAGGGATGGGTTGAGGCTACTGGCGCCATCGCGAGCAAGCTCGCTCCCACACTGGACCCAAGCTGTTCACTGACCCTTGTGGGAGCAAGCTTGCTCGCGATAAACGATAACGCGGTCTAATCAATCCACACTGCGAGGCAACTGCAACGTCACCCGCAACCCGCCTTCGCGAAGGTTCTGCAAGCTCACTTCACCGCCGTGGCTGTGGGCGATGTTGCGAGCGATGCCCAGCCCCAGCCCGTACCCCTGCTGCTGCCCGGCCAGGCGAAAATGCGGTTCGAAGACTTGCTCCAGGCGCTGTTCCGGCACGCCGGGGCCTTCGTCGTCGACGTGCAGGATGAACGCGGTTTCATCGTCATCGATGTGCAGGTGGGCGTTCTGCCCGTACTTCAAGGCGTTGTCGATCAGGTTGCCGATGCAGCGCTTAAGGGCCAGCGGCTTGCCGGGATACGGCGCCAGCGCCCGGCCATCCTGGGTCACCCGGCCGTTGCCGTTGGGCGCCAGGTAAGGCTCGACCAGGCAATCGAGCACATGGTTGAGGTCCACCGGCTCGATGTTTTCATGGATGTCGGTGTCCTTGACGCATTGCAGCGCGCCTTTGACCAGCAGTTCCAGCTCATCCAGGTCACGGCCGAACTTGGCCTGCAGGTTCTCGTCTTCCAGCAGCTCGACCCGCAGCCGCAATCGGGTGATCGGTGTGCGCAAGTCGTGGGAGATCGCGCTGAACAACTGGCTGCGCTCGGTCAGGTAGCGGCTGATGCGTTCGCGCATGGCATTGAAGGCCCGCCCCACCTCCACCACTTCGCTGCCGCCGCCCTCGGCCACCGGCTCCACTTCGGCGCCCAGGGACATGTCCCGCGCGGCCCGGGCCAAACGCTTGAGTGGTCGGCTCTGCCAGTGCACCAGCAAACCGATGAACAGCAACAACAAGCTGCTGGTGAGCACGATGAAACCGACCTGTTGCTTGGGCAGGTCTTGCTCTTCAAGGCTGGTGTAGGGTTCGGGCAGCAGCGAGGCGATGTACAGCCATTCCCCCGGCGCCATCTGGATCTGCGTGACCAGCACCGGCGGGTTCACCGGTTCCAGGGTCAAGGCGTAGTGAGCCCACGAACGGGGCAGCTCATCGAGTTTGAGCCCAGCGTTGAAAATTCGCAGGTCGTCGGGGCTGACAAAATTGACCGAGATGTCGGCGTTACTGCCCAACGAACGGCGCAGCACATCGTCCACCGCCTTGAGCACCGCCAGTTTGCGCGGCGTGATCGGCAGCACATCCATGCCCAGGGGTTTGTCGTTGAGGGTAACGACAAACCGCGTACCGCCCATGCTGCGCAACTGGTCCAGCACCAATGGCCGGTACGCCACCGGCAGCGAACGCAAATAACTGACGCTGGCGGTCATCGAATGGGCCAGGCTGCGAGCGCTGGTGACCAGGCCTTCGAGTTGGGTGGCGCGCAGTTGCGAAACCCAGATCAGGCTGGACAGGGTCTGGGCGAACAACACCACCAGCAAGGTCAACAGCAGCATCCGGCCCAGCAACGAGCGCGGTACCGGTACCCGCCGGACGATTTTCCTCAACCAATCAATGCCCATTGCTGGCAACCACACTGGCCGCCAGCTGATAACCGCTGCCACGCACCGTGCGAATCAGCCGTGGCGGCTTGTCGGTGTCACGCAGGCGCTGGCGCAGGCGACTGACTGCCATGTCGACGATTCGGTCCAGGGGCATCAGCTCACGGCCACGGGTCGCGTTGCCGATGGTGTCGCGATCGAGAATTTCCTGGGGATGATCGAGAAACAACTTGAGCAGGGCGAAATCGGCACCGGAGAGAATCACTTCTTCACCGTCGGCGTGGAACAGCCGATGGCTGACCATGTCCAGCCGCCATTCATCGAAGGCCAGCACTTCACCGCCGGAGCGCTCCTGGCCGAATTGCGCCCGACGCAGCAGCGCCTTGATACGCGCCTGCAATTCACGTGGGCTGAAAGGCTTGCCCAGGTAATCGTCGG
The sequence above is drawn from the Pseudomonas sp. St316 genome and encodes:
- a CDS encoding ABC transporter substrate-binding protein, producing the protein MNAISRLATVISLASLLPVAAFPVTTLAAESKGSVEVVHWWTSGGEKAAVDVLKAQVEKDGFTWKDGAVAGGGGSTAMTVLKSRAVAGNPPGVAQIKGPDIQEWASTGLLDTDILKDVAKEEKWDSLLDKKVSDTVKYDGDYVAVPVNIHRVNWLWINPEVFKKAGITKNPTTLEEFYAAGDKLKAAGFIPLAHGGQPWQDSTVFEAVVLSVMGADGYKKALVDLDNKALTGPEMVKALTELKKVATYMDADGKGQDWNLEAAKVINGKAGMQIMGDWAKSEWTAAKKVAGKDYECVAFPGTDKAFTYNIDSLAVFKQKDKGTAAGQQDIAKVVLGENFQKVFSINKGSIPVRNDMLGDMAKYGFDSCAQTAAKDFLTDAKSGGLQPSMAHNMATTLAVQGAFFDVVTNYINDPKADPADAAKKLGAAVQSAK
- a CDS encoding AGE family epimerase/isomerase — translated: MDTFQPAFSSWLNAPAHQQWLADEGLRLLAFAKASKLADGFGNLDERGHLPADARAETMNTARMTHSFAMAHIQGLPGFAELVDHGVQALSGPLRDAEHGGWFATTRPDEDGAGKAAYLHAFVALAASSAVVAQRPGAQALLDEAVRIIDEHFWSEEEGALRESFNRDWSEEEAYRGANSNMHATEAFLALADATDDPRWLARALRIVERVIHGHAAVNDYLVVEHFDRHWQPLHEYNQDNPADGFRPYGTTPGHGFEWARLLLHLEAARVQIGMLTPGWLAQDAQKLFDQNCRHGWDVDGAPGLVYTLDWDNRAVVRHRLHWVHAEAAAAASALLKRTDEAKYEAWYRCFWEFCDKHFIDRCNGSWHHELDPQNCPSADIWPGKPDLYHAWQAVLIPRLPLAPSMASALARLSSPAPV
- a CDS encoding ATP-binding protein gives rise to the protein MGIDWLRKIVRRVPVPRSLLGRMLLLTLLVVLFAQTLSSLIWVSQLRATQLEGLVTSARSLAHSMTASVSYLRSLPVAYRPLVLDQLRSMGGTRFVVTLNDKPLGMDVLPITPRKLAVLKAVDDVLRRSLGSNADISVNFVSPDDLRIFNAGLKLDELPRSWAHYALTLEPVNPPVLVTQIQMAPGEWLYIASLLPEPYTSLEEQDLPKQQVGFIVLTSSLLLLFIGLLVHWQSRPLKRLARAARDMSLGAEVEPVAEGGGSEVVEVGRAFNAMRERISRYLTERSQLFSAISHDLRTPITRLRLRVELLEDENLQAKFGRDLDELELLVKGALQCVKDTDIHENIEPVDLNHVLDCLVEPYLAPNGNGRVTQDGRALAPYPGKPLALKRCIGNLIDNALKYGQNAHLHIDDDETAFILHVDDEGPGVPEQRLEQVFEPHFRLAGQQQGYGLGLGIARNIAHSHGGEVSLQNLREGGLRVTLQLPRSVD
- a CDS encoding response regulator transcription factor; this encodes MSSVNKSILLVDDDQEIRELLDTYLSRAGFQVRTTPDGAGFRQAFNDAPSDLVILDVMLPDEDGFSLCRWVRQHPRQAHVPIIMLTASSDEADRVIGLELGADDYLGKPFSPRELQARIKALLRRAQFGQERSGGEVLAFDEWRLDMVSHRLFHADGEEVILSGADFALLKLFLDHPQEILDRDTIGNATRGRELMPLDRIVDMAVSRLRQRLRDTDKPPRLIRTVRGSGYQLAASVVASNGH